The Acropora muricata isolate sample 2 chromosome 4, ASM3666990v1, whole genome shotgun sequence genome contains the following window.
AACGCCAACGAGGGCGACGGCATCAAAACAATAGGATTACATTACCCTTGCTAATTTTGGCGCGTACTTACATTGGCGAGTTGGGGAGAAAAAAGAGAGCTAATGCGTATAAAATTTCGCGATTTGGCTCTTCCCGGCTTCAATCTCACAAAATAGTAAAGACCAGTTGACATTTAACATAGTTATAGCAAAATAGCGAAAAATACAAGTCTTCACGAAGAAGCTTACTACAATAGCAACGGTTCGAGTCTTGCATGAGCAACCAATTAGAGACTTTTCAGGAGCTGTAAACTTTCATTTTTTGATCACAGGTAACCCAGGCTCAATATATGAGTATCTGTGCTGTGCAATATGCAAGAATAGAAATATAAGGATACATATGGGAACTGAAACCATTTTTGCAAGGTTGGGGACCAAGGCGAAGCCGTCGATCGGAATCATAGAAAGAAAATGGCCATAAACTCGCTCTGGCCCAAGGGTTTGATCGCATCGAAAATCGACGTAGATACCTCTGCTACCACTATCGTCTTCTTCATTTGAGCGACACTGAGAAGAAATTAGGGGCCGCCAAACTCTGCAAAAATTTGCTTCGAGAGCCCTCGGATGAGGCCGCTTTATTCACAAGCCACGTTACCGAAACAATTGGAAGACCGCTGAGCGATTCGGCTGAAGACTCACGATTGGTCACCATTGTACCCACTGACCAATCACGGGTCGCTAAGCGATCTTCCCTCCCAGTTTACAAGAGGCGCGAATGAAGAAGACGAATGGGCAGCGGAGGTATCGTCCGTGATCTACCTCGAAGCCTTGGGAGCGAATTTATGGCCCTTTCCTTCAGTGATTCAGTGTGGTGGCTTCCTCTCGGTCCCCAGCCTTGGGAAACAATTGTTAGAGGGAAAAGAAGAGGAACTACCAGCCGCCTAAATCGCTCTTAATCGACCCAGAAACCGTACCAGAGAAAAAAACACATAAGAAAGAAGCGAGGTAAAGTACTTTATTGTTTTAAATcgtaaattttttttagaattttgagaaaaaaaccGATTTCCCCGTACAAATCCTTATATTTGCACTATTGTGTAATATAGTATAGCACAGGTACTCATATATTGAGCTTGGGCTACCTGCGGTTTCATCGACATTATGCAGTATTAAATTTGATTTACACACACGAAGGTTTTCAGGGAGCCTGGAAATTTGCTTGCAATGAGAATCTTTAAATCTGGCAGAAAATGTCACATTGAATTTGATCATGCAGAAGCAGccgaaaaaagggaaaaacgcTTTaaaaacggagagaaaaattaGACCTGGCTGACATTATTTGTAATGGTGACGAGGATGATAGCGGAAAAGAAGTTAATTTGGTAAAGCTACGATCACAATTCATCGCCAACAAAGAAAAGACAGCTATTTGCAAGAAAGTGGCGGAGCTGACTTTAAAAGTCGTTTAAAGCACTGACATAGTTGTCACTAACAAAACAACCACGTTTGTCATCAACAACTGGAAAACCAGGAAAACTAATGTGTTGGTGACGGCTTCATTTTTCACCATTCTTTGTCGCCTAATTCGATTCACAAACGAGACGCTTTGTCATCGATAACTTTTTCTCATCGACAACTAAAAAGCGATCGACAACAGTTTCTCTCGTCTGTGGAGGCCGAAGGTACTTGATGAACAAATACTATCGCTCAGAACGTGCGTTTTACATTTTGGTTTCTCTGCCGTCTGCACAAAAGAACAAAGTGGAATGACCAAACGGCCGCCAGGTTTTGTTGAAAACGTGAGCGCGTGacggtgaattttctttcctttttttaacttGACACCGTTCCTAGTTATTCATTTCCTAGATTTTCCCCATTGTACAATTTGAACACGGGTTGGAATAATCACAACGTAGTTGCACTAACCAGGTCCGCAAAGGTTGTCGTTGCTTAATCTCTCTGATATAGTTAGACTCGCACAGCTCTAAGTACAGGGACAGCGCTTCCGATTCTCGTACGAGGTCCACTTGACTTATCATGTCTGACTGGAAGTATTAAAAGCACATGGTTTGGAAGAACAAAACAGATAAATCGTCTGTTAGAAGTTGTTGTTTTGAGCCTCTTTATCAAACCGATGCTAGATGAGTGCTCTTTCTTATGAAATTAGTTTTCAGTCATATGCTGATAAAATGAAGACCATTATTGGAAGAACGATGAGTCACTTTAGAGAGCAGACTAAAGTAAACTGGGAATTGGCCTATTTACATAATACACCGTACCCCTTAACTTAAATTGGACCTGCTGTTTTCACATGATGGGAAATATGTTTCTTTCgtcaagtttttttcttttgctgtgtTAGTCTTAAGAACTCATAATAGACTATGGTTAAATCATTTGGAATTATTGCATTTGGAATTATTGAAAACACAGGGGCTTGTTTATTCTGTTGATGGAATGCCGAAAACCATGGAAGGAGATGAAAGTGCTTTTATTTAAACTCGTCCTTTTTCGGAAAGCCGtctcattttgtttctttcattgtaTTTCAGATGAGAAAGTTCAGAAGACTGGAAACTCCCGCCGGTAAAAATCCTCCTCTCATGTGCGACAACTTCAGACCAGTACAGCCGTTGAATGGCCGCACGGTCTTTGAAGTCCACCGGATATAGATCACTAAAAGACAAACCTCCACGGATTATGGAGCAGTTAAGGGGTGGAAGGGATTGAAGTAGTTTGAGTTGTGCCACCAGTTCTTAAAACGCTAACCACTTAATAAACCAAAGTAAAGTTTACATACAAGCCTGATTGCTCGAGAGGTGATTAACGGTAATCTAGGCCAGAGTAGAATTTATAGAAGAGCTCAATTGTCCCTCTGGGTTCAAAGGAGCTGGGTCACAGTTACTCCaattcaacttttatttatGGGATGAAGGCTGCCAAATGAAATCTTTGTAACCTTTTTTCAACTCATATCTTTATCTTTCGATCTTGTCCCGTTTTTAGGGTTGTCGGTACGGTTTCCGttgtatttatttaattaattatttggcCTCCGGGAAAAAGAATTGTGCCCGTGGTCAGCTTTTCTTAATCGTTCGTAGTCAAACTTGTCGGAAAACCTTACCAGGAGCTAGAAAAACAGGACAACATCGAGTGATATGGAAGAAGAACGCGCTTAAAAATTTAGAAGCATTTCATTTTGGCGGATATTTCGAAATTATCAAGTTAAGATGTGTCTTGTACGATCGGATAGAGATTCTGTGGACTCTGTGCTACCTTAAGCCAGCTTAATCCTGGTTTGAACAGTTAAGCTCTCTCTTTAAAAGTTCACACGAAACCAAAACTATTAGAGTTTCCGGTATCCTCATGGAACTTCTACTAACGCTCCATTAATTTCTAATGATCTAACTCATATTTGTCAAGAAGTAAattgtcatttcacgtcattaGGTCCAATTTGGAACGGCACATCACTCCTACCCCCTCCCTCCTTTCCTACTCCACCTGGTCTACTCTCCTTGAATTTGTCCAATTTGATCAGCTGAAGTACAACATACAGATACCGATAGCTACTTGCACTATGTAAGGCATTATCATATTCACTCAAGTATGTAACATAACTATTGGATAAACAAATAAATGCTAGTAACTGATCATGGACAGTTTTCTGTTTCTTACTGCGTACCTTTTACAGAGATTATACTGCTTCGTTTCGTGGGGTCTTTCTTGACGAACTCTGTGCGCAAGCTCGAGCCAATTTTTGGCGCTCTTTATAAGAAAAATGTGGGGACGAGGTAACAGGAGGACAGTATATGGAGACCTTACTTGAACAAACGTCTAACATTTGTATCACTAAAATGTCTTCATTGTTTACGAACTGCTGTTACATTAACAACAAGAAGCCACTGAAGCCTACACTCGAGAAGGGAAAGGAATGTCGTCGAAATGTTTAACCAAAGTGGGCAGGGCAGCGACTCGGTAATTCAGGCCCATTGCACAGAACGGTAGTTTTCATAGTATCTTCAGGTCTTTTCGACtgaagcctggttcacacttgcaaagtaacgaGATATCGGCAATGTCAAGGAATGAATAGCAAAAATATGTCTAATAGCCTGGAGCATTGGTGTAAAAGCTGAACAACAATGTACGTGAATTGATCGATGGCTATAAAGGGTCCATGCACAAAAGGTACGCGAGTAGAAGAAAAAATGGGCGGAGAGCCTTGACTCGTTGCTTTAACTGGCACGAGGAAAAAGCAAGATGTCGGTAACAAATCAGTACAATTCAGTAATTTCAATTAATTCACAGTTGACAGCAATTATTAGGCACTATATTTTGTTTCTGGGCCTTATTTTCTTACCATGTATTATCGTGTTGAAATATATCTAGTGTATACGAGCCAAAAAAATTAGATTATCAAGGGCCCCCAATGCAAACACTCCTACCATCATTGGGACAATAGcatccaacattgttgggcTAGCATTGTTCGGTGCGTTTGAACATCGTGTTGGGTGCTGTCAGGAGGTGTTGGTAGTTGTTACACGCTGTTCTTTGAACTGCTATCAACACTCTACCCGATGTTCCAAAGCATCCGACATactgggcccaacaatgttgaaTGCTGATGAGAGTTGGATGGTAAATTTTTAGCCTGGTAAATGAATGGAAGATACGATGTATTCAATACTGGCTCACTTAAACTCGGAAGAAAGAATTCCGAATTCTCTCAACAGGAGTCGAACCTACGACTAAATAAAGGCTACTGAGGTAAATGACCTCCCAGAACATTCTTAAGTAAGATCTTCAGCCTCTTTAAATGTGTGACTTTTTGAATAAAGCTTTTACAAACAAAATCGATCTGCGGTTGCCAGGACAGCTTAGAATCGATAACAACACCCAGACAGTGACAGTGACTAGTGCCAACATAACAAAAGATCTTATCACCAAGTATAATCGGACTGAAGAGGCCAGAGAAACACTTTTGGGTTTGCAATATGGGTGTTATTTCTACAGCACTTATATGTATCTGTCCGGATGCAGTTTAATGCTCAGCACACAATACTGTCAACAGACCGGCCTATATAAAATAACGTGGTATCATCTGcatgcaaaaataattttcccGCCTTCATTTGTCTGATTAGGGAGGTCATTGACTTAACAacaaaagtgtcttatttcccATTCCTCGTTTTAGGAACATCTATGAAATAATTACTGATGACTTCACTCGACGACTTCGGTCGTTggaaaaagagaggaaaaaataaacaacaacaacaaggttTATTTGTACCGCATGTAAATAGGGATACACGAAATAAGTAATAGACTTAAGAAAGGTACAATGCCCCCTAgaataactaaaaagctaatCTAGCTAGGAGGCAGGACAACTCATTTTACGTCTAAAGGAATAAAAAAGTCGAATCAGGGAGGTACAAATATACTGATAAAACatacaagcaaagaaaaaaacaaacaaaggagaGAAGAGAAAATGTCACTACAGATGGATTGGAGTAAAGAGGAAGTATAAATAAGAATTAATATGACATAATAAGAGACTTTTTAAGGAAACGCTTAAATTTGTCAAAGCGAAGAACAGCCCCCTTGAAACGAACGTTAAAATTTTCATAATTAGTCCTGGCCGCCAGTAGGAATACAAAACGCTGATTTAGAAGACAGTCTAGTATTATACATGTGCCTCCTTGATATAGGAGTAAAAAAATAGTGAAAAGCAGAAGGTAACAAATTATGATAAAATTTAAACATAAAGACTCAATTAAGATAATATATAACATCACGAAATTTCATAATGTGCAAGTGTTTGAAAATAGGAGAAGTATGATCATTATAACAAGAAAAAGTAATAATTCGAACAGCCTTCTTCTGCAGAACGATAATAGGATGTAATTATAAGGtggttttataggtatttcccCAGACTATAAGACCATAGGttagaaaagaataaaaaagggAGTAATGCAATTGTATCAATATATCCTGGGAGACAAAAAGACGAAGTTTAGTTAAGATTCCAATGCCTAGGGAGATTTTCTTACTTAACTGGTGAATGTGTTCCTTGAATTTAAGGTGAGAGTCAATAAAGACACCAAGGTATTTTACATAATCCTTCTGTTCAATTGATTTGTTATTAAAAAGTAAAGAAATGGATTTAGTGAACTTTTTTTGAGAAGGATGGAAGATAACAAAGTTAGTTTTGTCAATATTTAGAGATAATTTGTTGCAGGAAAGCCAAATATCGATACTCTTTAACTCTAGATTGTCCTTTGTTTCAAGAGATTTTAAAGATGACCCTGCAAAGAATAAATTGGAGTCCTCTGCAAATAGATGAATGTCGAATAAATTTGAGCAATTAGagaaatcattaatatataaaAGAAAGAGGAGAGGGCCAAGGACAGAACCCTGACGGACACCGCTCGAAATGACAGCAGAAGACGAGGTAGTATTGCCTATACATACGAATTGTGATCTATTAAATAAATAGGGGACAAACCAATCATAAAGAGTACCACGAATAACATTTGAATATAATTTGGCTAAAAGAATATCATGGTCaacagtatcaaaagcttttctgAGATCTAGAAAAATGCCACAGGAAAACTGACCACTTTCAATTGCCCTTTGAATTTTATCAACTATTAACAATAAATCATGGTCAGTTGAATGATTTGCTCGGAAGCCAAATTGACCAGAATATATAATGTTATACTTCTCAAGATATTTATATAACCTATTATACAATAATTTTTCCAGAGTCTgattgaaaattgacaaaaggGATATTGGTCTATAGTTTGAGAAGGATGATGTAGGACCAGACTTGTAAACAGGTATGACACGTGCCATCTTAAAAGAATCAGCAACAGTaccagaagaaaatgaaagattataTAAAATCTCCAGAGGCTTCGCGATAATAGAATTCAAACTCTTAAGTAAAGAAACAGGAATGCTAAATGGACCAGAAGCTTTTCCTGCTTGGACACTTATAATAGTATCTTGAATTTCCTGCACGGACGTAGGACTGAGAAAAAGCCGCGAGGATAAGGATTGAAGAGAAACGATGAAAAAGACACATCAACCTTAGGAATAGTTTGACTCAGAGACTTgccaacatttacaaaataatgattAAATGCATTGGCTATATCAATGGCCTTAGTCAAAACAGTATTAGAGGAAGTAACAATTTTAGTAGGAGTTGTATAAGCCTTAGGTTTAAAAGCCTACAAGTTCCTTTATGCCTTTCCAAATGTTTTTAATGTTAGACTTTATAATACTTTCGGAAATTAAGAGTTTTTAAATGATTTAACTTATTCCCGTATAATTTGACTTTTAAATACAGGAATTGATTTCGAGTCCTGATGAATTTTCTATATATCTTATTCTTAATGTTGATGGAAGTTCTAAGGCCTAAGGAAATCCCCGGCTTGGCCTTGAATTTGACTTCCTTTCTTGAAAGCATTTTAAGAGCGGATGTCAGTAATTATCGACCGGAggcgtacaaaagtgaaaaattgaaaaatcttaaaaaaattcaccgagtagctatagtcgaactgttatcccaaatatattttttatttcgattcgatgattattattgacctgggaaaataatattggtttcggGGCCTCCTAGCCTCGTTTTCCGAGTCGGAAcagtgagctacgaaaaaatcgtttttaaaattaaaacaaattaaagaagacaagtaatgatggttctaataaagtaaaatattgtacattttatatGTGGCAATTTATTTAGTTAGAACGTAGAACAGaatattttaaagatttttctttatttacatttttttcaacgttttcttcaaatgaaaaattggcaaagtttagtgtcaaaaatcaccgactggtacctggatttcagcacaaagttttatatcaagttaaaaaACATCCTTTCGTCTTTCAAAATCTGTTCTCAAAACCAcgggcaagtaaaaagaaaaatttttaggtcataaaatacaagtCGTACTTTCGTGAAATTTGAGATCAACCGGACTCGACACTCTCGATTCGAAAGTCAGAAGAATAccacattttggacaaaatgtaataatgacTCTCATGATATTGGCTTTCAGACACCATTCTATGTTTAGAAGACCCTCTTGCCTGATATTATTACGGTTAAGTCGCTTTTTCGCTATCTGCACAACAGATATTCAGGTGTTTGAATTCGAGTGCACAGCAGACAAGTCACGTGTACTGGTCAAACAGCAGGTTGAAATCAAAACCGCAGAAACTAGAAcgtttttttatgtttaaagtctgattacaaagagaaaataGTTATGAATTTTTGATATCTTTACGTACCCTGATCTCTTGGGCTAGGACCTGTTGATTCGCGAAGTCCTTTTTAGAACAACTCGAGCAGTCAAACAAGGTAGCGATTGCGTTACATTTCGAAGAGAGACCGCTTACAAAGAGCGCGCTTCACGTCGGTATGCACTTGCTGAGcagacatttgttttgttgacaCGTGGGGGGAAATCGTTTTGTTGCTACGCTTGAACAGTAGTGTTGGAAGCTCGTAATCGGCAACGATGTAATCGATGAAACGTTTGGTCATATGCTATTTATTGTTAAAAACAATCATCCTTTGTGGCATCGTGCGGTTATGCTGCGTTAGTCGGTGGACATTGTGGATGTAGCTCTGGAAAATTCTGCAAATTCGCATTGTGTGACGATAGCACATTGCAATAAAGACATTCAGGGTCATTTAAGGTCGTTTGGTGCAGGTTTGGCTGActcgtctataaaaaatgaggcAGAACTTCTCTTATCAAGAGCAGGTAGGATGAAAAGTTTTATGTATCTCTTTATACTTTTATGGGTTAATAATttcagtggcggatctagggaTCGGTTCCCGGGCGGATCCCGGAGGGTCCGGCCTCACCCCACccttatttttaaaccaaactaaGGCCCGAAGGGgctgaaaatgtttttttgagacCCGGCATCCCCCTTTATCTCCGGTTTAAATGACCACCCCCCTTCCCCTCCAACCTTCGCCATCTGAATGTCCTAATCCACCACTGATTTAAGTGGCGTTAAACAAAGCTGCGTTTCAGCTTCCCAACGCTCGGCTCCCTTCAATAAGACAGTCCTAGATTTGGTGTCCTTCTATCTTGGTGGAAACAGACGAGTCCTATAGTTCCAGAATAGCCTATTCCAGGCCTCTACATATTAGAGGCAGCGCAAAGAAAACTGAGTAAGGGGTTGGGAGAGAGGGGACCCCCCTcccctctttctttctttcgccTTGACCTTTTGCTTCGTCATACTGAGGTATTTTATAATGACCTTAAAACACGCGCAACATAAAAACAGCAATCGAAAGTACCGATCTACATTTTACAGTTGTAAGCTTTTGCAGCAATTGCTatcttttaacaaaaaaaaaaaaaaaaaccacgaGATTCGGGAAAGCCGTGGAAAAAAGTGCAGGATGCATTACTTTTGTGAAAAAGGAGCGGAAATGCTGGATAAGGAGCCCCCTTCCTACCCTGATGACGGACTATGGAAAGGGGGTCTTAATACTTCTTAAACGGCGGCCTAAGTTAGTCAATAACTATCCTGGGTGTCAGagacttttctttcaatatttccgGTTTCTGTAAAGCCGCACGGAGACGTGTCGGCCTTCGTTTGATCCCGCAAAGTTTCAGCCGCTCTCGATCGCCTCACACAGGCGGAGCCTTTCTCGCGCGAGAAAACCTCTGGTACCCAGGGTAGACGATAAACAACCCCATCACTTACGGGACTTTTACTTATAgtatgtttaatattttttgcgAAAGAAGAGTCAGTAacgctgcgtcggtgggggaatTAACTATCTTCATAAAGTTGTAACTTTATGAAGATAGGTAACTCCCCCACCGACGATattaaaatgttaaaataatAGTGACATTAAAATATCACTACAGATAGCGAAAGAGTTAAGCCCACGCGAGGACCACTCGACACTTTTTAAGTTTACGCGCACCTTTTCGAAACGACTAATATTCATATGTAAGTAGTTGCACGTTTTGTTCTTTCTGATTTTAAAGCTCTGTAAAttcgaaaaagaaagaaagaaaaactggctTGTTCAGATTTTCGAAATGATTACACCATTTCTTGTTTTGTAGGTGTGTTCGAAATTTATGATATCCATCTCACCacaggggtggatccagagtAGTTCAAGTGATTTGCACAAATCACTCAAATTTTTGCCAAACATTATTTCTCAGCTCGTTATTTCGAATTCACTTCACGAAATCAATTATCCTTCTtgtgttattttttattacgaaataaaacaaatgagaAATTATGCCGTCGATCGCATAGCAAACCCAGCCCCTTCCGAGCGAATTAGACGAGTCTCCGTTCGCGCGATTTCGTCTTTCGTTGATACTTCCGAGAACAACGCGAAAAAAATACGAAGGCACGACCGTAGAAGGCTTCTACCGAGAGGGTGGGGACTGGATGTACATTGCTCTTTTCACGAATCACTCAAAACCAACTTCGATTGGTCCGAATCACTCGCATTGTCTTGCGAACTACTCAAACTCGGTTATGATTGGCTACTTAGGTCGCAAACTACCATGCAAACTACTGACAACCATATATAAAGAGGAGCCTCCCCCTCTAACTTTCCTTTGTTCTTATTGAATTCGTTAACTTGCTACGGAAAGAGAAGAATAAATTAGTTTTGCTTTATTAACCATGGTTCGGGGCGATCCAGTGTGTCGAAAGGAGGACTGTTCGCAGTATGATATTGGCTTGGTTTTCAAGGAAATCAGCTCGTATTCGGACCAGGACAAGCTCAAGTTCATAGAGAATGTGTGGAAACCAGGTGAGCATTTTGATTTCCCAGTGTCAGTAGAATGTTCGAATTCTAAGCGTCATTTTGTGTGGGGCTGGCTGAAAAGATTTCCCTGGCTAGCATACTCTAAATTTCTCGATGGTGCATTTTGTTTACCATGTGTTTTGTTTGGAGTCCAGTGTGGGCGAAATTCGAATAAACTAGACAAATTGTACAAAACTCCACTCACACTATGGACGTCTGCCATGTCACGTTTTACCAAACATGCGAGCGGAAAATGTGAGATGCATACCTTTTCAGTGCTTGCAATGGATAATTTTGTGAGAAATATGACAAGAGAATCCGTCccaattgatcaacagatcaaCAACTTACTTCAACAGCAAATCACAAGAAATCGCGAAATTCTGAAATCCCTATTCAAGACAATAATTTTCTGTGGAAGAAACAACATAGCCCTCAGAGGTCCACGAGATGATGATCCACAAAATGCCAGTCTTTCTGGAAACTTTCAAGCACTATTAGAATTTCGAATTGACAGCGGCGACCAAACACTACAACATCACCTGAGAACTGCACCCAGAAATGCGACATATATTTCTAAAACCATTCAAAACGAGATGATTACAACTGTGGGTGCTGTCATAGTGAATAATTTGTCACAGGAAATCAGGGAtagcaaatatttttctattatgTCTGACGAGGCAGCTGACatatcaaacaaagaaaatctctCAGTGGTTATCAGATTTCTTGATTCAACTAAAACAGTCAGGGAAGAGTTTGTGGGATTCTACCTTTGTGAGGATGGAACGACAGGAGCAGCTATCAAAGATTTAATAATTGGTGCTGTAGTTGATTTAGGACTATCTATGGATGACTGTCGTGGCCAATGTTATGATGGTGCAGGCAATATGTCTGGGCGCTTGAATGGGGCTTCATCACTTATTAGGGCTGAACATGACAAGGCTATCTATGTTCACTGCATGAACCATAGACTTAACTTGTGCATTGATGACACATGCCAATCACCACTTGTAAGAAACATGATGGATGTTGTAAGAAAGCTCTCTGAATTTTTTGATAATTCTCCTAAGAGACAACAGCATTTGATCAACAAGATTAGATTACTGATGCCTGCTGCTAACCACTTTGTTCTGGTAAATGTGTGTCGAACAAGGTGGATTGAGCGCATTGATGGTATGGACCGAATTGTGGAGCTTCTTCACCCAGTCGTGGCTACACTCGAAGACATTTCAGTGAACAGAAATGGTCCTAACGATGGGTCGAACTGGAATCAGAACAGTAGAAATGATGCACAAGCCTTAATTAATGCAatcacatttccttttattattactgttgtcATTGTCAGACACATTTTAGACTTAACCAGACCACTCACACTTAGGCTACAAAAGAAAGCAATGGATCTTCTCAAAGCGAAAGAGGAAATCGTTCTGTTAAAAGCAGCCTTACGAGGAATGCAAACTGACCTTAATACTAGACATCATGCTCTCTATGAAGAAGCTGTTACTCTAGCAAGAAGAGTTTCAGTAGAGCCAAGCATGCCAAGAATAATTCAGAGGCAAGTTTACAGGAACAATGCACCAGCCCCAACCCCTGAAGACTACTACAGAATCAATCTGACAACAGACTTCCTAAACCATGCTCTCATGCAACTGGACAATAGATTTGAAGatgatgtttttgtttgctACAAAGGATTTTCTGTGATTCCTTCTA
Protein-coding sequences here:
- the LOC136913260 gene encoding 52 kDa repressor of the inhibitor of the protein kinase-like, which translates into the protein MVRGDPVCRKEDCSQYDIGLVFKEISSYSDQDKLKFIENVWKPGEHFDFPVSVECSNSKRHFVWGWLKRFPWLAYSKFLDGAFCLPCVLFGVQCGRNSNKLDKLYKTPLTLWTSAMSRFTKHASGKCEMHTFSVLAMDNFVRNMTRESVPIDQQINNLLQQQITRNREILKSLFKTIIFCGRNNIALRGPRDDDPQNASLSGNFQALLEFRIDSGDQTLQHHLRTAPRNATYISKTIQNEMITTVGAVIVNNLSQEIRDSKYFSIMSDEAADISNKENLSVVIRFLDSTKTVREEFVGFYLCEDGTTGAAIKDLIIGAVVDLGLSMDDCRGQCYDGAGNMSGRLNGASSLIRAEHDKAIYVHCMNHRLNLCIDDTCQSPLVRNMMDVVRKLSEFFDNSPKRQQHLINKIRLLMPAANHFVLVNVCRTRWIERIDGMDRIVELLHPVVATLEDISVNRNGPNDGSNWNQNSRNDAQALINAITFPFIITVVIVRHILDLTRPLTLRLQKKAMDLLKAKEEIVLLKAALRGMQTDLNTRHHALYEEAVTLARRVSVEPSMPRIIQRQVYRNNAPAPTPEDYYRINLTTDFLNHALMQLDNRFEDDVFVCYKGFSVIPSILLATDPIWKDNVREFCDHYRQDIPNQAGLPAELLLWERMWKEKRDRMKDIPDSIGATLEQIDKDAYVNIYTMLQILITIPISSASCERSISALRNLKTYLRNTMVQDRLNGLALMHAHREMELDLEKIVDLFANLHPRRMRMENILNE